Proteins from a genomic interval of Zingiber officinale cultivar Zhangliang chromosome 1B, Zo_v1.1, whole genome shotgun sequence:
- the LOC122052482 gene encoding uncharacterized protein LOC122052482 isoform X2, with amino-acid sequence MGCSLQCLRLNNTKMQPWRCGRFADYWGSCERHEKKFTKPDNGIPSTAETRAKNKACQVISNLSLGSDSSGNRCLWRWSDRSIFFVTSVFLMLSYSIFGFLILPYNSTFWFG; translated from the exons ATGGGCTGTTCCCTTCAGTGTCTTCGTTTAAACAATACCAAAATGCAGCCATGGCG ATGTGGTAGGTTTGCTGACTACTGGGGTTCATGTGAGCGCCATGAAAAGAAATTTACCAAGCCAGACAATGGCATTCCTAGTACAGCTGAAACCCGAGCTAAAAATAAAGCTTGTCAG GTGATTAGCAATTTATCCCTTGGTTCGGACAGTTCAGGCAACCGTTGCTTGTGGAGGTGGTCCGATAGGAGTATCTTCTTTGTCACCTCTGTCTTTCTAATGTTATCTTACAGCATATTTGGATTTCTTATTCTACCCTATAACTCAACATTTTGGTTTGGCTAA
- the LOC122052482 gene encoding uncharacterized protein LOC122052482 isoform X3, whose amino-acid sequence MPRSIESGAVEERRMFAVRNPNRTPVVAVSSPTYTYPDPLKYVKKVTTSVVESPPPEGRKCEERENWQPNFGVHGLFPSVSSFKQYQNAAMAMW is encoded by the exons ATGCCGCGGTCCATAGAATCCGGAGCGGTGGAAGAACGCCGGATGTTTGCTGTCAGGAACCCGAACCGCACCCCAGTGGTGGCGGTGTCGTCTCCCACCTACACATATCCAGATCCGTTGAAGTACGTAAAGAAGGTAACGACTTCTGTGGTGGAAAGCCCGCCGCCTGAAGGCCGGAAGTGCGAGGAGAGGGAGAATTGGCAACCCAACTTTGGTGTACATGGGCTGTTCCCTTCAGTGTCTTCGTTTAAACAATACCAAAATGCAGCCATGGCG ATGTGGTAG
- the LOC122052482 gene encoding uncharacterized protein LOC122052482 isoform X1 yields MPRSIESGAVEERRMFAVRNPNRTPVVAVSSPTYTYPDPLKYVKKVTTSVVESPPPEGRKCEERENWQPNFGVHGLFPSVSSFKQYQNAAMAEHWSYPIRRSDDRVTSNSCLHALPD; encoded by the exons ATGCCGCGGTCCATAGAATCCGGAGCGGTGGAAGAACGCCGGATGTTTGCTGTCAGGAACCCGAACCGCACCCCAGTGGTGGCGGTGTCGTCTCCCACCTACACATATCCAGATCCGTTGAAGTACGTAAAGAAGGTAACGACTTCTGTGGTGGAAAGCCCGCCGCCTGAAGGCCGGAAGTGCGAGGAGAGGGAGAATTGGCAACCCAACTTTGGTGTACATGGGCTGTTCCCTTCAGTGTCTTCGTTTAAACAATACCAAAATGCAGCCATGGCG GAACATTGGAGTTATCCTATACGCAGGAGTGATGATCGAGTGACCTCCAATTCTTGTCTACATGCTTTGCCTGATTGA